A stretch of the Bacillus sp. B-jedd genome encodes the following:
- a CDS encoding LysR family transcriptional regulator, which produces MELRQIQYFIEVAKREHVTEAALVLHVAQSAVSRQIFNLEAELGVDLFIREGRNVKLTPIGRMFLEYMEEAMKVIDNARQEVQEYLDPEQGIVRIGFPSSLAAYTLPTIISAFRERYPHVKFELKQSSYHDLIAGVVNGDIDMALLGPLPKPEKKVKGDILFTEKIVALLPAGHPLSKQRSIKLSQLRDDSFILFPKGFVLREIVDTACRQFGFEPAVSFEGEDIDAIKGLVSAGLGVTLIPEVTLVDSVPRSTVRLPIVEPQVNRTVGIIIPSDRQLLPAEKLFHEFVREFFSMLDRYQI; this is translated from the coding sequence GTGGAATTAAGACAGATTCAATACTTCATTGAAGTGGCAAAAAGGGAGCATGTCACAGAGGCTGCTTTGGTCCTGCATGTGGCTCAATCCGCCGTCAGCAGGCAGATTTTCAATCTGGAAGCGGAATTGGGTGTCGATCTTTTTATTCGTGAAGGGCGGAATGTAAAACTGACTCCGATTGGAAGAATGTTTCTTGAATATATGGAAGAGGCGATGAAGGTAATCGACAATGCGAGGCAGGAGGTCCAGGAATATCTGGATCCGGAACAAGGAATCGTTCGGATTGGATTCCCGAGCAGTCTCGCGGCTTATACGCTGCCTACAATCATTTCCGCCTTCAGAGAGCGGTACCCTCATGTGAAATTCGAGCTGAAGCAAAGTTCCTACCATGATCTAATTGCCGGAGTCGTAAACGGAGACATCGATATGGCCTTACTAGGCCCGCTTCCGAAACCAGAGAAAAAAGTGAAGGGTGACATTTTATTTACTGAAAAGATCGTAGCCCTGCTTCCGGCCGGACACCCGCTCTCAAAACAACGTTCCATTAAACTGAGCCAGTTAAGAGACGACTCGTTCATCCTTTTTCCGAAAGGATTTGTTTTGCGTGAAATCGTCGATACGGCCTGCAGGCAGTTTGGTTTCGAGCCCGCTGTTTCTTTCGAAGGGGAAGATATTGATGCGATCAAGGGATTGGTCTCCGCTGGTCTCGGAGTAACGCTTATTCCCGAAGTGACGCTCGTTGACAGCGTGCCGCGTTCGACCGTAAGGCTGCCAATTGTTGAGCCCCAGGTGAACCGCACGGTCGGCATCATCATTCCAAGTGACCGCCAGTTGCTGCCGGCCGAGAAGCTGTTCCATGAATTCGTCCGTGAATTCTTCAGCATGCTGGATCGCTATCAAATATAA
- the ahpC gene encoding alkyl hydroperoxide reductase subunit C encodes MSLIGKEVLPFTAQAYKNGEFIEVSDQDFRGQWSVVCFYPADFTFVCPTELEDLQNQYPALQELGVEVFSVSRDSHFTHKAWHDTSETIGKITYAMIGDPAHILSRNFDVLIEELGQADRGTFIIDPDGVIQAVEINAGGIGRDASTLINKIKAAQYVRNNPGEVCPAKWKEGETTLKPSLDLVGKI; translated from the coding sequence ATGTCACTTATCGGTAAAGAAGTACTTCCATTCACAGCGCAGGCTTACAAAAACGGTGAATTCATCGAGGTTAGCGATCAGGACTTCAGAGGCCAATGGAGCGTTGTCTGCTTCTACCCGGCTGACTTCACTTTCGTTTGTCCGACCGAACTGGAAGACCTTCAGAATCAATACCCAGCCCTTCAAGAGCTCGGCGTTGAAGTATTCTCTGTATCACGCGATTCCCATTTTACACATAAAGCATGGCACGATACATCTGAAACAATAGGTAAAATCACTTATGCAATGATTGGTGACCCAGCTCATATCTTATCCCGCAACTTCGATGTACTCATTGAAGAACTGGGACAGGCTGATCGCGGTACTTTCATCATTGATCCGGATGGCGTCATCCAAGCAGTTGAAATCAACGCAGGCGGAATTGGCCGTGATGCAAGCACACTTATCAACAAAATCAAAGCAGCCCAATACGTGCGCAACAACCCAGGTGAAGTCTGCCCGGCTAAGTGGAAAGAAGGAGAAACAACCCTGAAGCCAAGCCTTGACCTTGTCGGAAAAATCTAA
- the ahpF gene encoding alkyl hydroperoxide reductase subunit F has protein sequence MILDADIKAQLQQYLQLMENDVLLKVSAGSDELSKDMLALVDELTAMSNRIKVEKATLERTPSFSVNRIGEDTGIIFAGIPLGHEFTSFVLALLQVSGRPPKVDQSVIDQVKSLKGEYRFETYVSLSCHNCPDVVQALNVMSVLNPGVSHTMIDGAAFKQEVESKKVMAVPTVFLNGEEFGGGRMSLEEILAKLGSTQDPAELSNKEPFDVLVVGGGPAGASAAIYTARKGIRTGIVAERFGGQIMDTLGIENFIGTKYTEGPKLAATLEEHVKEYDIDVMNLQRAKRLEKKDFIELELENGAVLKSKAVILSTGARWRNVNVPGEQEFKNKGVAYCPHCDGPLFEGKDVAVIGGGNSGIEAAIDLAGIVKHVTVFEFMSELKADSVLQDRLYSLPNVTVIKNAQTKEITGTDKVNGISYIDRETGEEHHVELDGVFVQIGLVPNTDWLGDALERNRMGEIVVDNRGATSLPGVFAAGDCTNSPFKQIIISMGSGANAALGAFDYLIRN, from the coding sequence ATGATACTAGATGCAGATATTAAGGCGCAATTACAGCAATATCTTCAACTAATGGAGAACGATGTGTTGCTGAAAGTCAGCGCAGGTTCCGATGAGTTATCAAAAGACATGCTGGCGCTTGTCGACGAACTGACCGCTATGTCGAACCGGATTAAAGTGGAGAAAGCTACGTTGGAAAGAACACCAAGCTTTAGTGTCAATCGCATCGGGGAGGATACCGGGATTATTTTTGCCGGTATTCCCCTCGGTCATGAGTTCACTTCCTTCGTGCTTGCGCTTCTGCAGGTAAGCGGCCGCCCTCCGAAGGTCGACCAAAGCGTCATCGATCAAGTGAAAAGTCTCAAAGGCGAGTATCGCTTTGAAACTTACGTATCTTTGAGCTGCCATAACTGCCCGGATGTCGTCCAGGCGCTGAACGTGATGAGTGTCCTGAATCCAGGCGTTTCCCATACGATGATTGACGGCGCTGCCTTCAAGCAGGAAGTCGAAAGCAAGAAAGTCATGGCTGTCCCGACCGTTTTCCTTAATGGGGAAGAGTTTGGCGGAGGCCGGATGTCCCTTGAGGAAATCCTTGCAAAACTGGGAAGCACACAAGACCCGGCAGAGCTGTCCAATAAAGAGCCGTTCGATGTTCTTGTTGTCGGCGGAGGCCCCGCTGGCGCAAGCGCGGCGATTTATACGGCCCGTAAAGGAATCCGGACAGGGATTGTCGCTGAACGTTTCGGCGGCCAAATCATGGATACTCTCGGAATTGAAAACTTCATTGGCACAAAATACACAGAAGGCCCTAAACTGGCCGCTACACTTGAAGAGCATGTCAAAGAGTATGACATCGATGTCATGAATCTTCAGCGGGCAAAGCGCCTTGAAAAGAAAGACTTCATCGAGCTCGAACTTGAAAACGGCGCTGTCCTGAAAAGCAAGGCAGTCATCCTTTCAACTGGCGCGCGCTGGCGCAATGTCAACGTCCCGGGTGAACAAGAGTTTAAAAACAAAGGTGTTGCCTACTGCCCTCACTGTGACGGCCCTCTTTTTGAAGGAAAAGACGTTGCGGTCATTGGCGGAGGAAACTCCGGCATCGAGGCGGCCATCGACCTGGCAGGGATTGTCAAGCATGTAACAGTTTTTGAGTTCATGTCTGAGCTCAAGGCTGACTCTGTCTTGCAAGACCGCCTGTACAGCCTACCGAACGTAACAGTTATCAAAAATGCCCAGACGAAAGAAATCACGGGTACTGACAAAGTTAACGGCATTAGCTATATTGACCGTGAAACAGGTGAAGAACATCATGTTGAGCTTGATGGCGTGTTCGTTCAAATCGGCCTCGTTCCGAATACAGACTGGCTTGGCGATGCGCTTGAGCGCAACCGCATGGGTGAAATCGTCGTCGACAATCGTGGCGCGACAAGCCTGCCAGGCGTGTTCGCTGCCGGCGATTGTACTAACAGTCCATTTAAGCAAATCATCATTTCGATGGGATCAGGCGCGAATGCCGCTCTTGGCGCATTCGACTATCTGATCAGAAATTAA
- the gdhA gene encoding NADP-specific glutamate dehydrogenase gives MTALQDVEKAKVKTAKEYVDEVFTTVIARNPYEYEFHQAVKEIFDSLVPVFAKYPEYMDHSILERIVEPERVITFRVPWVDDNGKVQVNRGFRVQFNSAIGPYKGGLRFHPSVNSSIIKFLGFEQIFKNSLTCQPIGGGKGGADFDPKGKSDGEIMRFTQSFMTELYRHIGPDIDVPAGDIGVGAREIGYMFGQYKRIRGSYEAGVLTGKGIGYGGSLTRKEATGYGTVYFVEEMLKDKGLSFKGSKVVVSGSGNVSIYAMEKAMQLGAKVVACSDSNGYIYDENGIDLDTVKRLKEVERKRIREYVKEHPQATYVEGCSGIWSIPCDIALPCATQNEIDETTAQLMVANGVKAVGEGANMPSNLEAIDVFLNSHILFGPGKAANAGGVAVSSLEMSQNSMRLSWTFEEVDAKLHQIMENIYRNSIKAAEEYGHPGNLVVGANIAGFIRVADAMIAQGVI, from the coding sequence ATGACTGCTTTACAGGATGTTGAAAAGGCAAAAGTAAAAACCGCAAAAGAGTATGTGGATGAAGTATTCACCACGGTGATTGCACGTAATCCTTATGAATATGAATTTCATCAGGCTGTGAAGGAAATATTCGATTCCCTCGTCCCTGTATTTGCTAAATATCCGGAATACATGGACCATAGCATCCTTGAACGGATTGTCGAACCTGAAAGAGTCATCACATTCAGAGTGCCGTGGGTCGACGATAACGGCAAAGTCCAGGTAAACCGCGGCTTCCGTGTGCAGTTCAACAGTGCAATCGGACCTTACAAAGGCGGTCTGCGCTTCCATCCCTCCGTTAACTCAAGCATCATTAAATTTCTCGGCTTTGAGCAGATTTTCAAAAACTCCCTTACGTGCCAGCCAATCGGTGGCGGTAAAGGCGGAGCAGACTTCGATCCAAAAGGGAAATCGGACGGGGAAATCATGCGGTTCACCCAAAGCTTCATGACAGAACTGTACCGTCATATCGGGCCAGATATCGATGTGCCAGCCGGTGACATCGGGGTAGGCGCGAGAGAAATCGGCTATATGTTCGGACAATATAAGCGAATCCGCGGCAGCTATGAAGCAGGCGTCCTGACCGGGAAAGGGATTGGCTACGGCGGCAGCCTTACCCGGAAAGAAGCGACAGGCTACGGTACTGTCTACTTTGTCGAGGAAATGCTTAAAGATAAAGGGCTTAGCTTTAAAGGCAGCAAGGTGGTTGTGTCCGGCTCCGGCAATGTCTCCATTTATGCAATGGAAAAAGCGATGCAGCTCGGTGCGAAAGTAGTCGCCTGCAGCGACTCAAACGGCTATATTTATGACGAGAATGGAATCGACCTCGATACGGTCAAGCGACTGAAGGAAGTTGAGCGGAAAAGGATCCGTGAGTATGTAAAAGAGCATCCACAGGCAACTTATGTGGAAGGTTGCTCTGGCATTTGGTCGATTCCATGTGATATCGCCCTTCCATGCGCGACGCAAAACGAAATCGACGAAACGACGGCCCAGTTGATGGTTGCCAATGGCGTGAAGGCGGTTGGTGAAGGCGCCAATATGCCATCAAACTTGGAAGCCATTGATGTGTTTTTGAACAGCCATATTCTCTTTGGCCCTGGAAAAGCGGCCAATGCGGGTGGCGTAGCAGTATCCTCACTTGAAATGTCCCAGAACAGCATGCGGCTGTCCTGGACATTCGAAGAAGTCGATGCCAAACTGCATCAAATCATGGAAAATATATACCGGAACAGCATCAAAGCTGCCGAGGAATACGGCCATCCAGGCAACCTCGTGGTCGGCGCCAACATCGCCGGGTTTATCCGCGTAGCGGACGCCATGATCGCACAGGGCGTTATTTAA
- a CDS encoding S8 family serine peptidase, translating to MKKKLAFLSICTMLSFSLLMGAQSGKTNAAPEKEYYVLAYKGKLPGNYADAISKAGGTVERVIPEIGIVEAASADSTFLTKVKKDTSIQSAGRELEAYLETDPDDKVQFTPGTPNGQKVTLDANADSYWDKQWDMHRLTNDGDSYKLNKGNKDTVVAVIDTGIDFNHPDLKDNADEAGSKTFVPGTTDAWDKNGHGTHVAGSIAANGKVKGVGPELTVRAYRVFGATGGAQQSWITDAIVAAANDGVEVINMSIGGWRWMAHNLDEKGDSASMVAYQRAIQYAVQKGVTVVVSAGNDSRDLNNIHDMQAYWKETYGLDIKGPSRVVPAQIPGVITVSSSNEWSENSIAFYSNYGNAIDVAGPGGDNGPLYDELYRNDPKGNYLDKRDFTYRTLSTYPSYPVASNATTQFSDGNWHGYSYLHGTSMAAPKVAGVAGVIKAAHPEYSPAQVAAAIRQSAIDFGKVGADPLYGKGEANIYNFLANDK from the coding sequence ATGAAGAAGAAACTGGCTTTTCTATCTATTTGCACGATGCTATCCTTTTCGTTATTAATGGGTGCCCAATCGGGTAAAACAAACGCAGCACCAGAAAAGGAGTATTATGTACTCGCCTATAAAGGAAAGCTGCCTGGCAATTATGCTGATGCTATTTCAAAAGCTGGTGGAACGGTCGAAAGGGTCATTCCTGAAATCGGTATAGTAGAGGCCGCTTCTGCCGATTCAACTTTCCTCACAAAAGTAAAAAAGGATACTAGTATTCAATCAGCCGGCCGCGAACTAGAGGCGTATCTGGAAACCGATCCGGATGATAAGGTCCAATTCACCCCAGGGACGCCTAACGGCCAGAAAGTTACACTTGATGCAAATGCGGACAGCTATTGGGACAAGCAATGGGATATGCACCGCCTGACCAACGACGGTGACTCTTATAAATTGAACAAAGGCAATAAAGATACGGTTGTCGCGGTCATTGATACCGGAATCGACTTCAACCACCCTGACTTAAAAGATAATGCCGATGAAGCGGGCTCGAAAACCTTTGTACCCGGCACGACTGATGCCTGGGACAAAAACGGCCATGGGACTCATGTTGCCGGCTCAATCGCTGCCAACGGAAAAGTTAAAGGTGTAGGCCCTGAGCTGACTGTACGCGCGTATCGAGTTTTTGGGGCAACTGGCGGAGCACAGCAATCATGGATTACCGATGCCATCGTAGCTGCGGCCAATGATGGCGTGGAAGTCATCAATATGTCGATTGGCGGATGGCGCTGGATGGCGCATAACCTGGATGAAAAAGGTGACTCGGCCTCCATGGTCGCTTATCAGCGCGCAATCCAATATGCCGTCCAGAAAGGTGTCACCGTTGTAGTATCCGCAGGTAACGATTCAAGAGATCTTAATAACATTCATGATATGCAAGCGTATTGGAAGGAGACCTATGGGCTCGATATTAAAGGTCCATCCCGTGTCGTGCCTGCCCAAATTCCTGGCGTCATAACCGTTTCTTCTTCAAATGAGTGGTCAGAGAATAGTATCGCCTTCTACTCCAACTATGGAAATGCCATCGATGTTGCAGGTCCTGGCGGGGATAACGGTCCATTGTATGATGAATTGTACCGTAATGATCCTAAGGGCAACTACTTGGATAAGCGTGATTTCACTTACAGGACACTGTCCACTTATCCATCGTATCCGGTTGCCAGTAATGCAACGACTCAATTCAGTGATGGAAACTGGCATGGATACTCTTATTTGCACGGCACATCCATGGCAGCTCCGAAAGTGGCCGGCGTAGCAGGCGTCATTAAAGCAGCCCACCCTGAGTACTCGCCTGCCCAGGTAGCAGCGGCCATCAGACAGAGCGCCATTGACTTCGGTAAAGTCGGTGCTGACCCGCTTTACGGCAAGGGTGAAGCCAATATTTACAACTTCCTCGCGAATGACAAGTAA
- a CDS encoding DUF6254 family protein produces the protein MTQSKRQKERQWETRKESQNPHGKVKSYEQLAEEAGKAKK, from the coding sequence ATGACACAATCGAAACGGCAAAAGGAACGACAATGGGAAACCAGAAAGGAATCCCAGAACCCGCACGGAAAAGTAAAATCCTATGAACAGCTGGCGGAAGAAGCCGGGAAAGCCAAGAAGTAA
- a CDS encoding acyl-CoA thioesterase has translation MEAKTVKETRVVQTDQVLINDLNNYHTLFGGVLMKKMDACATLSARRHSRIKECVTASTDSVNFLEPIRQSDSVCIESYVSYTGKRSMEIFCKVIAEDLETGNRRLAATAFLTFVPLDENKRPMEVPAIIPESEEERFLFETGKERERIRKLKREQNKELIVNLSLGKPWDSK, from the coding sequence TTGGAAGCTAAAACAGTTAAAGAAACTCGTGTTGTTCAAACAGACCAAGTTTTAATTAATGATTTGAACAATTATCATACGTTGTTTGGCGGAGTATTAATGAAAAAAATGGATGCCTGCGCGACACTTTCGGCGCGGCGGCATTCACGGATTAAGGAATGTGTGACCGCGTCGACTGACTCGGTAAATTTCCTCGAACCAATCCGCCAAAGCGACTCGGTTTGTATTGAGTCGTATGTCAGTTATACAGGCAAAAGGTCAATGGAGATTTTTTGCAAGGTCATTGCGGAAGACCTTGAAACCGGGAACCGCAGGCTTGCCGCCACTGCGTTTCTGACATTTGTTCCGCTTGATGAAAACAAGCGGCCGATGGAAGTTCCGGCGATTATCCCTGAGTCGGAGGAGGAAAGATTTCTTTTCGAGACAGGGAAGGAGCGGGAGCGTATCCGGAAACTAAAAAGGGAGCAAAACAAAGAACTTATAGTAAATCTTTCGTTGGGCAAGCCTTGGGATTCAAAATAA
- a CDS encoding LysR family transcriptional regulator, whose amino-acid sequence MEIKQLECFLEVIRTGNFTAAAENLFITQPALSRIIKSLEDEIGTSLFIRTRKKMLVTDAGRVLEKHALLIEKQLQQMNVEFDHMLKLKKRHIRIGLPTIVNTAFFSKLIASYHQRYPEVTFQLEEDGSRRIEEKIINDLLDFGIVVLSERNDQLEKFMFVNEKLKLVVHSSHHLSGKGKVSLQELKEENFIMFNRDFELRNLVINACRGAGFHPNIVSETSQLDFIQELVSYNIGITLLPESTCSELTEDFRTLSITDPAIEWNLAMIWKKDAHLSQLAKEFIHFAKEKLSMAGSENIT is encoded by the coding sequence TTGGAAATCAAACAATTGGAATGTTTTCTCGAAGTGATCCGTACTGGCAATTTTACCGCCGCGGCGGAAAATTTATTCATAACACAGCCTGCCCTTAGCAGGATTATCAAGTCTTTGGAGGATGAGATAGGAACGTCTCTTTTCATCCGCACCAGGAAAAAGATGCTCGTAACCGATGCAGGCAGGGTATTGGAAAAACATGCGTTGCTCATTGAAAAGCAGCTACAGCAAATGAATGTGGAATTCGACCATATGCTTAAGCTGAAAAAGAGGCATATCCGGATTGGTCTGCCTACGATTGTAAACACCGCATTCTTTTCAAAATTGATCGCTTCGTACCACCAAAGGTATCCAGAAGTGACTTTCCAATTGGAAGAGGATGGTTCCAGGCGGATAGAAGAAAAAATTATTAATGATTTGCTCGATTTTGGAATTGTTGTCCTTTCGGAAAGAAATGATCAACTTGAAAAGTTCATGTTTGTGAACGAGAAATTGAAACTGGTGGTCCATTCCTCCCATCACCTTTCAGGGAAAGGGAAAGTATCTTTGCAGGAACTAAAGGAAGAGAATTTTATTATGTTCAACCGGGATTTTGAATTAAGGAATCTTGTCATCAATGCCTGCCGGGGAGCTGGGTTTCACCCGAATATCGTCTCTGAAACGTCACAGCTCGATTTTATTCAGGAATTGGTTTCGTATAATATTGGTATCACCTTACTCCCTGAAAGTACTTGTTCGGAATTGACAGAGGACTTTCGCACATTAAGCATCACCGACCCAGCCATTGAGTGGAACCTTGCAATGATTTGGAAGAAGGATGCCCACTTATCCCAACTGGCAAAAGAATTTATTCATTTTGCAAAAGAAAAGCTCTCGATGGCAGGATCTGAAAATATCACATGA
- a CDS encoding L,D-transpeptidase family protein, protein MEGSLQRSVQEVSRHKKHSTRNWKLVTASLLVFILLIAAAIGYYQTTRFNVNVSINGVKVAGLTANQALNKLNTTTLTNKVYLGEQQLIDGKDTKLSFTTDDLSGVKEIFDTQQTFLPSFQKKDYSLSPAQPDPYRSQEMKKQFEEKLLAMNKTLQPPKNAEVVLEQGKIIVIPGSHGEQYDVENLLKEYDKQAYKSDVRLNPVYLQPVKEDSEIIKTKEQKLQALLQQTVDYKVQDQVHSLKASELIKNATVSNDLKVAIDPGDLKNKIVEINQNQSTLNKDFTFKTHSGKVVKVKGQGYGWALDVDKETTQIADAFAKGENSVSASNINGNGWNNEGYGYGTTANNGIGDTYAEVSIQEQRVWIYRNGKLVFTTNVVTGNHNTREDTSPGVWYILYKRTPYVLEGSRVGSSEYAIKVNYWAPFTNSGQGFHDASWRTNWSGNAYLNAGSGGCVNIKPSVMKAVYDNLNTHDPVVIY, encoded by the coding sequence ATGGAAGGTTCACTTCAAAGATCGGTGCAGGAAGTCAGCAGGCATAAGAAACACTCGACAAGAAATTGGAAGCTGGTGACAGCAAGTTTATTAGTTTTTATCTTGCTTATCGCTGCTGCTATTGGGTATTACCAAACAACCCGCTTCAATGTAAATGTGTCGATAAATGGCGTCAAGGTCGCTGGCCTGACAGCAAACCAGGCGCTCAATAAGCTGAATACAACAACCTTAACAAATAAAGTTTATCTTGGGGAACAGCAACTAATCGATGGAAAAGATACAAAGCTAAGTTTTACAACTGACGACCTGTCAGGGGTCAAAGAGATTTTTGATACACAACAGACCTTCCTCCCTTCTTTTCAGAAAAAAGATTATTCATTAAGTCCGGCACAACCTGACCCATACCGCAGCCAGGAAATGAAAAAACAGTTCGAGGAAAAGCTTTTGGCCATGAATAAAACCTTGCAGCCTCCAAAAAATGCCGAGGTTGTCCTCGAACAAGGAAAAATCATCGTCATTCCCGGCAGCCACGGTGAGCAGTACGATGTAGAAAATCTTTTAAAAGAATATGATAAGCAAGCATACAAAAGTGATGTCCGACTTAATCCTGTTTATCTCCAGCCTGTTAAAGAAGACAGTGAGATAATCAAGACGAAGGAGCAAAAGCTACAGGCCCTCCTCCAGCAAACTGTTGATTATAAGGTACAGGATCAAGTCCATTCCTTAAAGGCGAGCGAATTGATTAAAAATGCCACCGTTTCAAATGACCTGAAAGTCGCCATTGACCCGGGCGACTTGAAAAATAAAATTGTCGAAATCAATCAAAACCAGTCCACCCTGAACAAAGACTTCACCTTTAAGACCCATTCAGGCAAAGTCGTTAAAGTTAAAGGGCAAGGCTATGGCTGGGCATTGGATGTGGACAAGGAAACAACGCAAATCGCGGATGCTTTTGCAAAAGGAGAAAATTCGGTTTCCGCTTCCAATATAAACGGAAATGGCTGGAACAACGAAGGATACGGCTATGGAACAACGGCAAACAACGGAATCGGCGATACGTATGCAGAGGTCTCCATCCAGGAACAGCGCGTGTGGATTTATAGAAACGGAAAACTGGTCTTCACAACGAATGTCGTAACCGGCAACCATAATACCCGTGAAGACACGTCACCAGGCGTGTGGTACATCCTTTATAAACGGACTCCTTATGTACTTGAAGGAAGCAGAGTCGGCAGTTCCGAATACGCCATTAAAGTAAACTACTGGGCACCCTTTACAAACAGCGGCCAGGGCTTCCACGATGCCAGCTGGCGGACGAACTGGTCAGGAAACGCGTATTTGAACGCCGGTTCAGGCGGCTGCGTCAACATCAAGCCGAGTGTCATGAAAGCCGTGTACGACAATCTCAATACACACGATCCGGTTGTAATTTATTAA
- a CDS encoding GNAT family N-acetyltransferase produces MYQYFNGLVIREGTEGVPAEYVEALFEDAGWARNTPNWQKEKFSLIFTNSTWAFTVWDRDKMIGMVRVISDGIMAANIMDLFVLTEYQGRGIGKKLVELCVQKLPHGDWFAHTSANNFNFYEKCGFEVKDLSQSGTCAYYGYIQARKEGHR; encoded by the coding sequence TTGTATCAATATTTTAATGGCTTGGTAATCAGGGAAGGGACGGAAGGGGTCCCAGCAGAATATGTAGAAGCTCTATTTGAGGATGCGGGGTGGGCCCGGAATACCCCGAATTGGCAAAAAGAAAAATTTTCGTTGATATTTACAAACTCGACATGGGCATTTACTGTCTGGGACCGGGACAAGATGATTGGCATGGTTAGGGTAATTTCAGACGGGATCATGGCTGCTAATATAATGGATTTGTTTGTTTTAACAGAATATCAAGGTAGAGGAATAGGGAAAAAACTTGTGGAGCTTTGTGTTCAAAAACTTCCCCATGGCGATTGGTTTGCCCATACCTCTGCGAATAATTTTAACTTCTACGAAAAATGCGGTTTTGAAGTAAAGGATTTATCGCAGAGTGGTACCTGTGCCTATTATGGCTATATACAAGCTCGGAAAGAAGGGCATAGATAA